The proteins below come from a single Plantactinospora sp. KBS50 genomic window:
- a CDS encoding CinA family protein, whose protein sequence is MSSTGPDPGSGGAAAAVVRLLVERRETFATVESLTGGLLAATVVEIAGVSAVYRGGLVVYATDLKERLADVPADLLAARGPVDPEVAVALAAGCRRRCAADWAVATTGVAGPEPQDGHPVGEVYVAVAGPAGGAVRRLALDGGRAEIRTATVREALDLLSAELQAAAREPSMR, encoded by the coding sequence ATGAGCAGCACCGGTCCGGATCCCGGATCCGGCGGCGCCGCGGCCGCCGTCGTGCGCCTGCTCGTCGAGCGCCGGGAGACGTTCGCGACCGTGGAGTCGCTGACCGGCGGTCTGCTGGCCGCCACCGTGGTGGAGATCGCCGGGGTGAGCGCCGTCTACCGGGGCGGCCTGGTGGTCTACGCCACGGATCTGAAGGAGCGGCTGGCGGACGTACCGGCGGACCTGCTGGCCGCCCGCGGACCGGTGGATCCCGAGGTGGCCGTGGCGCTCGCGGCCGGCTGCCGGCGGCGCTGCGCCGCCGACTGGGCGGTGGCCACCACGGGCGTCGCGGGGCCGGAGCCGCAGGACGGACATCCGGTCGGCGAGGTGTACGTCGCGGTGGCCGGCCCGGCCGGCGGCGCGGTGCGCCGGCTGGCCCTGGACGGCGGCCGGGCGGAGATCCGCACCGCCACCGTGCGGGAGGCGTTGGACCTGCTCAGCGCCGAGCTCCAGGCCGCCGCGCGGGAACCGTCGATGCGCTGA
- the rimO gene encoding 30S ribosomal protein S12 methylthiotransferase RimO: MVSASSPSSSGAAHPVSPDGRRVALLTLGCARNEVDSEELAARLDADGWQVTTDGAGADVVLVNTCGFVEKAKQESIQTLLAAAGSGARVVAAGCMAERYGRELHESMPEAHAVLGFDDYPQIAARLGSVLAGERIDSHVPRDRRELLPLTPVARRGSAVVLPGHGGPAEPLADEHTPAHLRPVLRRRLGEGPVASLKLASGCDRRCAFCAIPAFRGAFVSRTPDELLAEAEWLAGTGVRELVLVSENSTSYGKDLGDPRALEKLLPQLAAVTGIVRVRVSYLQPAETRPGLVAAIAGTPGVAAYFDLSFQHSSEPVLRRMRRFGSTERFLDLLASAREVAPAAGARSNFIVGFPGETRRDVDELVRFLTEARLDAIGVFDYSDEDGTEAAGLPGKVSAATVRRRYDRLVRLADELCSQRAEERLGETIEVLVDTVSDGVVEGRAAHQAPEVDGSTTLAVPGDGAGLSALRPGDLVRARVTGTEGVDLVAEPIEMVSAAG, translated from the coding sequence ATGGTGTCCGCCAGCTCTCCTTCCTCGTCCGGTGCCGCCCACCCCGTCTCTCCGGACGGGCGGCGGGTCGCCCTGCTGACCCTGGGCTGTGCCCGCAACGAGGTCGACTCGGAGGAGTTGGCGGCCCGGCTGGACGCCGACGGCTGGCAGGTGACCACCGATGGCGCCGGGGCCGATGTGGTGCTGGTCAACACCTGTGGCTTCGTGGAGAAGGCCAAGCAGGAGTCGATCCAGACCCTGCTCGCGGCGGCCGGGTCCGGCGCCCGGGTGGTCGCGGCCGGCTGCATGGCCGAGCGGTACGGCCGGGAACTGCACGAGAGCATGCCCGAGGCGCACGCGGTGCTGGGCTTCGACGACTACCCGCAGATCGCCGCCCGGTTGGGTTCGGTGCTGGCCGGCGAGCGGATCGACTCGCACGTGCCCCGGGACCGCCGGGAGCTGCTGCCGCTCACCCCGGTCGCCCGGCGCGGCAGCGCCGTGGTGCTGCCCGGTCACGGCGGCCCGGCGGAACCGCTGGCCGACGAGCACACCCCGGCGCACCTGCGGCCGGTGCTGCGCCGCCGGCTGGGCGAGGGACCGGTCGCCTCGCTCAAGCTGGCCAGCGGCTGTGACCGCAGATGCGCCTTCTGCGCCATTCCGGCCTTCCGCGGCGCGTTCGTCTCGCGTACCCCGGACGAGTTGCTGGCCGAGGCCGAGTGGCTGGCCGGCACGGGCGTCCGGGAGCTGGTGCTGGTCAGCGAGAACTCCACCTCCTACGGCAAGGACCTCGGCGACCCGCGGGCGCTGGAGAAGCTGTTGCCGCAGCTCGCCGCGGTGACCGGGATCGTCCGGGTCCGGGTCAGCTACCTCCAGCCGGCCGAGACGCGACCCGGCCTGGTGGCGGCCATCGCCGGGACGCCCGGGGTGGCGGCCTACTTCGACCTGTCGTTCCAGCATTCCAGCGAGCCGGTGCTGCGCCGGATGCGCCGGTTCGGCTCCACGGAACGCTTCCTGGACCTGCTTGCCTCGGCCCGCGAGGTGGCGCCGGCCGCGGGGGCGCGCAGCAACTTCATCGTCGGGTTCCCCGGCGAGACCCGGCGGGACGTCGACGAGTTGGTCCGCTTCCTGACCGAGGCGCGGCTGGATGCCATCGGTGTGTTCGACTACAGCGACGAGGACGGGACCGAGGCGGCCGGGCTGCCCGGCAAGGTGTCGGCCGCGACGGTCCGCCGCCGGTACGACCGGCTGGTCCGGCTGGCCGACGAGCTGTGCTCGCAGCGGGCCGAGGAACGGCTGGGCGAGACCATCGAGGTGCTGGTGGACACGGTGTCGGACGGCGTCGTCGAGGGCCGCGCGGCGCACCAGGCGCCGGAGGTGGACGGTTCGACCACGCTCGCGGTGCCGGGGGACGGCGCCGGGCTGAGCGCGCTGCGCCCGGGGGATCTGGTCCGGGCCAGGGTCACCGGCACCGAGGGGGTGGACCTGGTGGCCGAGCCGATCGAGATGGTGTCCGCCGCCGGGTGA
- the pgsA gene encoding CDP-diacylglycerol--glycerol-3-phosphate 3-phosphatidyltransferase: MPATEPRRPAVPSVPVVNAANALTALRIVLVPVFVVLVGCSALVHPGWRIAATVTFAIASTTDLVDGWIARRYGLVTSFGKVADPIADKALTGAALVLLSWYDRLPWWVTALILARELGVTLIRFWVIRYGVIAASRGGKVKTALQVLAIVWYLWPVPGALAGIGAWIMGAAVVVTVVTGLDYVIRAVRLRRSA; the protein is encoded by the coding sequence GTGCCGGCCACCGAGCCCCGGCGGCCCGCCGTACCGTCGGTCCCGGTGGTGAACGCGGCGAACGCGCTCACCGCGCTCCGGATCGTCCTGGTGCCGGTCTTCGTGGTGCTGGTCGGCTGCTCGGCGCTGGTCCATCCCGGCTGGCGGATCGCCGCCACGGTGACCTTCGCGATCGCCTCCACCACCGACCTGGTGGACGGCTGGATCGCCCGCCGGTACGGCCTGGTCACCTCGTTCGGCAAGGTGGCCGACCCGATCGCCGACAAGGCGCTCACCGGCGCCGCCCTGGTGCTGCTCTCCTGGTACGACCGGTTGCCCTGGTGGGTGACCGCGCTGATCCTGGCCCGCGAGCTGGGGGTGACGCTGATCCGGTTCTGGGTGATCCGGTACGGCGTGATCGCCGCGAGCCGGGGTGGCAAGGTCAAGACCGCCCTGCAGGTCCTGGCGATCGTCTGGTACCTGTGGCCGGTGCCGGGCGCCCTCGCCGGCATCGGCGCGTGGATCATGGGCGCGGCGGTTGTCGTCACCGTGGTGACGGGATTGGACTACGTGATCAGGGCCGTCCGGCTGCGCCGCTCGGCCTGA